One segment of Nostoc piscinale CENA21 DNA contains the following:
- a CDS encoding DUF3134 domain-containing protein, giving the protein MLNSPLREEPRNQRAAVIPLKQESSLLDWLQSNGRLIARDVHEPDFSEEENEEISDFLGGEDGIGDYLDDDDDDIAIEED; this is encoded by the coding sequence ATGTTGAATTCTCCCTTACGTGAAGAACCACGCAACCAACGCGCAGCCGTAATTCCATTAAAACAAGAATCTTCCCTCTTAGATTGGTTGCAATCCAATGGTCGTTTAATAGCGCGTGATGTGCATGAACCTGATTTTTCCGAAGAAGAAAACGAAGAAATCTCAGATTTTCTCGGTGGAGAAGATGGCATTGGCGACTATCTTGATGATGATGATGACGATATAGCTATTGAAGAAGATTAG
- the mraY gene encoding phospho-N-acetylmuramoyl-pentapeptide-transferase, with protein sequence MDAKLSPNQGLNIFSGIGLASALATGLGLAAVICDLMGSRLPWQNTSLTMPLLLCAVISAAVGYVVVPLLQALKTGQIIREDGPQAHLKKAGTPTMGGIFFIPVAAIVACIMSNFATEVVAVSALTLSYGFIGWMDDWQILRRKSNKGISPKMKLALQIGFAVLFCIWLIFNQPSNITNIALPWVSFALPLGFLFWPLAGFVLVAESNATNLTDGIDGLAGGTVAIALLALGAVVAPTSLPLMVFCAALSGSCLGFLAHNRNPARVFMGDTGSLALGGALAAVALLTNSLVALFILSGIFFVETLSVMAQVAYYKATKGPDGKGKRLFRMAPLHHHLELGGWSELQVVAVFYVVAAMLAVVCLAIAPF encoded by the coding sequence GTGGACGCTAAATTGTCTCCTAACCAAGGATTAAACATTTTTTCTGGTATCGGTCTCGCTTCTGCCTTAGCCACCGGGCTGGGTTTAGCAGCAGTAATTTGTGATTTGATGGGCAGTAGATTGCCTTGGCAAAACACATCACTGACGATGCCTTTATTGTTGTGTGCGGTGATTTCGGCTGCTGTGGGTTATGTGGTAGTACCTCTACTACAAGCACTCAAAACAGGACAAATTATCCGTGAAGATGGGCCACAAGCTCATCTCAAAAAAGCAGGCACACCAACAATGGGCGGGATATTCTTCATCCCGGTAGCGGCGATCGTTGCTTGTATAATGTCTAATTTTGCCACAGAAGTTGTTGCTGTCTCCGCATTAACCCTGAGCTATGGGTTTATCGGTTGGATGGATGACTGGCAAATTCTCCGCCGCAAGTCCAACAAAGGGATTTCTCCCAAAATGAAATTAGCTTTGCAAATTGGATTTGCAGTGCTGTTTTGTATATGGTTAATCTTTAATCAACCTTCTAATATTACAAATATTGCTTTGCCTTGGGTGAGCTTTGCACTGCCTTTAGGTTTCCTGTTTTGGCCGTTGGCAGGGTTTGTGCTGGTGGCAGAGAGTAATGCAACTAATTTAACTGATGGGATTGATGGTTTAGCAGGTGGAACTGTTGCGATCGCACTTCTGGCTTTAGGTGCTGTAGTCGCCCCAACTTCCCTACCGTTGATGGTTTTTTGTGCGGCTTTAAGTGGTAGTTGCTTAGGTTTCTTGGCACACAACCGCAACCCAGCCCGCGTATTTATGGGTGATACTGGTTCTCTGGCGTTAGGTGGTGCGTTAGCTGCGGTGGCACTGTTAACCAACAGCTTGGTAGCATTATTTATCCTCAGTGGTATCTTCTTTGTTGAAACCTTGTCTGTGATGGCACAGGTGGCTTATTACAAAGCTACAAAAGGCCCAGATGGTAAAGGCAAAAGATTATTTAGAATGGCTCCTTTACATCATCATTTAGAGTTGGGTGGCTGGTCAGAATTACAAGTTGTGGCGGTATTTTATGTAGTAGCTGCCATGTTAGCTGTAGTTTGTTTAGCGATCGCACCTTTCTAA
- a CDS encoding isopentenyl phosphate kinase encodes MLELVLVKLGGSLITDKNQPYTARLETMQKLVTEISLIKQQNPSLKMIIGNGAGSFGHQSAHKYNTINGVFCDADKLGFCLVHQDVLDLNRLLANCFLEAGLPVVSLPPLTMVVTQNKKLVKTDFSVIENSLKAGFIPSIFGDVVLDQVIGGTIISTDSLLVELAKYFHIQGNYQVKLINVGNYRGVYDQNGQVIPEITPANYAQIKAAIGKSESIDVTGGMIQKVEEFLAISDWGIDCWIIDGNIPGNLVEAVLGQATVGTVIRSGEYR; translated from the coding sequence ATGCTAGAGCTAGTATTAGTTAAACTAGGAGGTTCTTTAATCACCGATAAGAACCAACCATACACGGCTCGATTAGAAACTATGCAAAAACTAGTTACGGAAATTAGTTTAATCAAGCAGCAAAATCCTAGTTTGAAAATGATTATTGGCAATGGCGCTGGTTCTTTTGGGCATCAGTCAGCACATAAATATAATACTATCAATGGTGTCTTCTGTGATGCTGATAAACTAGGGTTTTGTCTAGTTCACCAAGATGTTTTAGATTTAAATAGATTACTAGCCAATTGTTTTTTAGAAGCAGGTTTGCCAGTAGTGAGCTTACCACCTCTCACGATGGTAGTTACTCAGAATAAAAAGCTAGTGAAAACAGATTTTTCGGTAATTGAAAACAGTTTAAAAGCTGGCTTCATACCGTCGATCTTCGGTGATGTTGTATTAGATCAAGTAATTGGTGGTACTATCATTTCTACTGATAGTTTATTAGTAGAGTTAGCCAAATATTTTCATATTCAAGGTAACTACCAAGTCAAACTCATCAATGTTGGGAATTATCGTGGTGTGTATGACCAAAATGGGCAAGTGATACCTGAGATTACACCAGCCAATTATGCTCAAATTAAAGCTGCTATCGGCAAAAGTGAGTCAATAGATGTCACTGGTGGGATGATTCAGAAGGTAGAAGAATTTTTGGCTATTTCTGATTGGGGAATCGATTGTTGGATAATTGATGGCAATATTCCTGGAAATTTAGTCGAGGCTGTGTTAGGACAGGCGACTGTGGGAACAGTGATTCGCTCTGGTGAATATAGGTAA
- a CDS encoding ATP-binding protein, whose protein sequence is MAFFHFVPQQSSQALLWSVLNSITDPIFVKNRQHNWVFVNDAFCQFIGYERTALIGKSDYDVFCKTQADVFWARDELVLTTGVTDENEELITDYQGKTQIISTKKSLLSDEAGNSFLVGSIRLVVPQDQIETTLLLQTINKLEQEIYERQQTEKRFRRHSNALQQLVQSEKLQHDDFQIAIQYVTEVASLGLEVGRVSVWLYTEDRSEIQCVDLYEQEYNRHSDGLKLSVCDFPKYFQALKEEQIIAVTDVHTDARTAEFSATYTTPLGITSMLDARIWSRGEVIGVVCCEHLITPRQWTLEEESFIGSITDFVRLVIESRDRKIAEAALRQQTQQLEQTLKELKRTQSQIIQSEKMSSLGQLVAGVAHEINNPVNFIYGNINPAINYVHDLFKLINLYQENYPYPVDVIREEIDAIDLEFLISDLPKLLSSMKIGADRIRQIVLSLRNFSRLDEAEYKAVNLHEGIDSTLLILDNRLKAKPNYPGIKVIKDYGKLPLVECYAGQLNQVFMNILTNAIDAIEERDAQRTLQEMQASPSRIRIDTTVVNGTQISIKIADNGLGIPEDIQKRIFDPFFTTKPIGKGTGMGMSISYQIITENHHGTLECISSPGKGTEFVIMIPLKQGQD, encoded by the coding sequence ATGGCATTTTTCCACTTTGTACCCCAACAATCTTCTCAGGCTTTGCTGTGGAGCGTTCTGAACAGCATTACTGATCCCATTTTTGTGAAGAACAGACAACACAATTGGGTGTTTGTTAATGATGCGTTTTGTCAGTTCATTGGATATGAGCGAACAGCACTAATTGGTAAGTCTGACTATGATGTTTTCTGCAAAACCCAAGCCGATGTTTTTTGGGCGAGAGATGAACTGGTTCTTACCACAGGCGTAACTGATGAAAATGAAGAATTAATCACAGATTACCAAGGTAAAACCCAAATCATATCTACTAAAAAAAGCTTATTATCTGACGAAGCTGGTAATTCATTTTTAGTAGGTTCAATTCGGCTGGTTGTTCCCCAAGATCAAATTGAAACTACTTTATTACTTCAGACAATCAATAAGTTAGAACAAGAAATTTATGAACGCCAACAAACTGAGAAACGCTTTCGCAGACATAGTAATGCGCTTCAACAGCTTGTGCAGAGTGAAAAATTACAACATGATGATTTTCAAATTGCTATTCAATATGTAACTGAAGTAGCTAGTTTAGGTCTTGAGGTTGGGCGTGTTAGTGTTTGGTTATACACAGAAGACCGTTCGGAAATTCAATGTGTGGATTTATACGAACAGGAATATAATCGCCACAGTGATGGTTTGAAATTATCTGTCTGCGACTTCCCGAAATATTTTCAAGCTCTGAAAGAAGAACAAATAATTGCAGTGACTGATGTGCATACTGATGCTCGTACTGCTGAATTTTCTGCAACTTATACAACTCCATTAGGAATTACTTCGATGCTGGATGCGCGGATTTGGTCGAGAGGGGAAGTAATTGGTGTAGTTTGTTGTGAGCATTTGATCACCCCGCGCCAGTGGACATTAGAAGAAGAAAGCTTTATTGGCTCAATCACTGACTTTGTGCGGCTGGTGATTGAATCACGCGATCGCAAAATTGCAGAAGCAGCACTCAGACAGCAAACCCAACAACTAGAACAAACACTCAAAGAATTAAAACGGACTCAATCTCAAATAATTCAAAGTGAAAAAATGTCTTCTTTAGGACAACTGGTAGCGGGTGTAGCTCACGAAATAAATAATCCGGTTAACTTTATTTATGGCAATATTAATCCTGCTATTAATTATGTTCATGATTTATTCAAGCTGATTAATCTCTATCAAGAAAATTATCCTTATCCTGTGGATGTGATTCGAGAAGAAATTGATGCTATCGACTTAGAATTTTTAATATCAGATTTACCCAAGCTATTATCTTCGATGAAAATAGGAGCCGATCGCATTCGCCAAATTGTCCTATCTCTCCGCAATTTTTCCCGCCTTGATGAAGCTGAATATAAAGCGGTGAATCTGCACGAAGGTATTGATAGTACATTATTAATTTTAGACAATCGTCTCAAGGCTAAACCTAATTATCCAGGTATTAAAGTTATTAAAGACTATGGTAAATTACCTTTGGTTGAGTGCTATGCTGGTCAACTCAATCAAGTTTTTATGAATATTTTAACTAATGCGATCGATGCTATAGAAGAACGAGATGCACAACGCACACTACAGGAAATGCAAGCTTCTCCTAGTAGAATTCGGATTGATACCACAGTCGTGAATGGAACTCAGATTTCTATTAAAATTGCTGATAATGGTTTGGGTATACCAGAAGATATTCAAAAACGGATTTTTGACCCATTTTTTACTACAAAACCCATTGGTAAAGGTACAGGAATGGGAATGTCAATTAGTTATCAAATTATCACCGAAAATCATCATGGAACCCTGGAGTGTATTTCATCTCCGGGTAAAGGTACAGAATTTGTAATTATGATTCCTTTAAAACAAGGTCAGGATTGA
- a CDS encoding response regulator has product MSTNPSYSFNLPNDQPVLRVLIVEDDPMMQLGLEQSLMAQPQLEIVGQAEDGYLGVQAALKLKPDLVVMDIGLPRLDGIAATQQIKAALPETHVVMLTSHTTETEVIAALSSGADAYCIKGASVERLLKAIAAAVDGATYLDPQIARRVIDNLKPPATQGNTANLSTRELEVLKLMVEGLSNPEIAERLYLSPNTVKTHVRGIMNKLAVDDRVQAAVVALRSGLV; this is encoded by the coding sequence ATGTCTACCAATCCTAGCTACTCCTTCAATCTGCCGAATGATCAACCTGTGTTGCGCGTGTTGATTGTGGAAGATGATCCGATGATGCAACTAGGACTAGAACAATCACTGATGGCGCAACCCCAGTTGGAAATTGTTGGACAAGCAGAAGATGGTTATTTAGGGGTACAAGCAGCCTTAAAATTAAAACCAGATTTGGTAGTCATGGATATTGGTTTACCGCGCCTGGATGGAATTGCGGCGACACAGCAAATCAAAGCGGCTTTACCAGAAACCCATGTAGTAATGCTGACATCCCACACCACTGAAACAGAAGTGATTGCGGCACTTTCCAGTGGTGCAGATGCTTATTGTATCAAAGGTGCGAGTGTAGAAAGACTGTTAAAAGCGATCGCTGCCGCAGTTGATGGCGCAACTTATTTAGATCCGCAAATCGCCAGACGTGTTATCGATAATCTCAAACCTCCCGCAACCCAAGGAAACACCGCCAACCTTTCCACCAGAGAGTTAGAAGTTTTAAAACTGATGGTAGAAGGTTTAAGCAACCCCGAAATTGCGGAAAGACTGTATCTGAGTCCCAATACTGTCAAAACCCACGTCCGTGGAATTATGAACAAACTAGCAGTTGATGATCGTGTTCAAGCTGCTGTAGTTGCACTGCGATCTGGTTTAGTGTAG
- the era gene encoding GTPase Era: MTSIENHVFSFSGEVLIPQAPPEYKSGFIGIIGRPNVGKSTLMNQLVGQKIAITSPVAQTTRNRLRGILTTEAAQLIFVDTPGIHKPHHQLGEVLVQNAKIAIESVDVVLFVVDSTAACGAGDRYIAELLTHSHTPVILGLNKIDQQPTDSQFIDESYQQLGDANQWPLAKFSAKTGAGLPELQELLTENLETGPLYYPPDLVTDQPERFIMGELIREQILLLTREEVPHSVAIAIDKVEETPSITRVMATIHVERDSQKGILIGKGGSMLKAIGSAAREQIQKLISGKVYLELFVKVQPKWRQSRLNLAEFGYRVEE, encoded by the coding sequence GTGACTAGTATTGAAAATCACGTCTTCTCTTTTTCAGGAGAAGTATTAATTCCTCAAGCTCCTCCTGAATATAAATCGGGGTTTATCGGCATTATTGGTCGTCCAAATGTCGGTAAATCTACTCTAATGAATCAATTAGTTGGTCAAAAAATTGCAATAACCTCACCAGTAGCCCAAACTACGCGGAATCGTTTGCGAGGAATTTTGACCACAGAAGCAGCACAATTAATTTTCGTCGATACACCGGGAATTCATAAACCCCATCATCAACTGGGGGAAGTGTTAGTGCAGAATGCCAAGATTGCCATTGAATCAGTAGATGTGGTGCTGTTTGTAGTTGATAGTACAGCTGCTTGTGGTGCTGGCGATCGCTACATTGCGGAGTTATTAACCCACAGTCACACCCCCGTAATTTTGGGACTAAATAAAATTGACCAGCAACCAACGGATTCCCAGTTTATCGATGAAAGTTACCAACAACTAGGTGATGCTAACCAATGGCCGTTAGCAAAATTTTCCGCCAAGACTGGTGCAGGATTGCCAGAACTACAAGAACTACTGACGGAAAATTTAGAAACTGGCCCCTTATACTATCCGCCTGACTTGGTGACAGACCAACCAGAACGCTTTATTATGGGCGAGTTAATTCGGGAACAGATTTTACTGTTAACCCGTGAAGAAGTGCCGCATTCTGTGGCGATCGCCATTGATAAAGTAGAAGAAACACCATCAATTACCCGCGTCATGGCTACCATCCACGTCGAACGCGATTCCCAGAAAGGCATTTTAATTGGTAAAGGTGGTTCCATGCTCAAAGCCATTGGTAGTGCCGCCCGCGAACAAATCCAAAAACTCATCTCCGGCAAAGTATACCTGGAACTTTTCGTCAAAGTCCAGCCAAAATGGCGACAGTCTCGGTTAAATTTGGCAGAGTTTGGCTATCGCGTGGAAGAATAG
- a CDS encoding Uma2 family endonuclease, with protein MSSLTLNLDTVHLTDEQFYQLCQNNSELKFERTTKGQLIIVSPVGGESGNREADLIIDLGIWNRQTGLGYVFSSSTIFKLPNGADRSPDVAWIQLECWQALTPEQRRKFPPIAPDFVIELRSVTDDLAMLHSKMTEYMNAGVQLGWLINPQQQQVEIYRQLQDVEVRNLPTELSGENVLPRFILNLSCY; from the coding sequence ATGAGTTCTTTGACATTAAATTTAGATACTGTTCACCTCACAGACGAACAATTTTATCAATTATGTCAAAATAACAGTGAATTAAAATTTGAACGCACTACCAAAGGACAGTTAATTATTGTATCGCCTGTTGGGGGAGAAAGTGGTAATCGAGAAGCTGATTTAATTATTGATTTAGGAATTTGGAATCGCCAAACTGGACTCGGTTATGTTTTCAGTTCTTCAACTATCTTTAAGTTACCCAATGGTGCTGATCGTTCTCCTGATGTCGCTTGGATTCAACTAGAATGTTGGCAAGCACTTACTCCCGAACAAAGACGCAAATTTCCCCCCATTGCACCAGATTTTGTCATTGAGTTAAGGTCAGTAACCGATGATTTAGCAATGCTACATTCTAAAATGACAGAATATATGAATGCAGGTGTGCAACTAGGATGGTTAATTAATCCTCAACAGCAACAAGTTGAAATTTACCGCCAATTACAGGATGTAGAAGTCAGAAATCTGCCAACAGAGTTATCTGGCGAAAATGTTTTGCCTAGGTTTATCTTAAATCTATCTTGTTATTAA
- a CDS encoding M48 family metallopeptidase — MTKKILTGLNIVRLQHPFDQKALAALNKMPGLPLVLKKVNEYGIDRLLRMQIIGGEFRVISQNFPKLYDAFTESCRILDLTPQPELYLFRGTGHIQTNAVGVDKPMVSANLEAMEWYSPSELLFAFGCEISRIKGKYIAYQQMANVMPLLKNIINSTTFGLGGLAAGGIEVALCNWILMSKFTCDRAGLLACQDINIAITALMKLAGLPSEYINADTIAEFQAQAREFSLISLDNLDQVTKIFSFMEYKFPWSVMRASELLKWVDSGEYEKLLQSEDVDQAADTEDKTDAEKDAEDWQFMSSW; from the coding sequence ATGACAAAAAAAATATTGACTGGTCTGAATATAGTCAGATTACAACATCCATTTGATCAAAAAGCTTTAGCGGCTTTAAATAAAATGCCTGGTTTACCTTTAGTGTTAAAAAAGGTAAATGAATATGGAATTGACCGTTTACTGAGAATGCAAATTATCGGTGGTGAATTTCGCGTGATATCGCAAAATTTTCCCAAATTATATGATGCGTTTACAGAAAGCTGTCGAATTCTTGACTTGACTCCCCAGCCGGAACTTTATTTATTTCGTGGTACGGGACATATTCAAACTAATGCTGTTGGTGTAGATAAGCCAATGGTGAGTGCGAATTTAGAAGCAATGGAATGGTATTCTCCCTCTGAATTATTATTTGCATTTGGATGTGAAATTTCACGCATTAAGGGTAAATATATTGCTTATCAACAAATGGCAAATGTGATGCCATTGTTAAAAAATATTATTAATAGTACAACTTTTGGTTTGGGAGGGTTAGCGGCTGGGGGGATAGAAGTAGCTTTATGTAATTGGATTTTGATGTCAAAATTCACATGCGATCGCGCGGGTTTATTAGCATGTCAAGATATTAATATTGCCATTACCGCACTGATGAAGTTGGCTGGTTTACCATCGGAATATATAAATGCAGATACCATTGCCGAGTTTCAAGCGCAAGCACGAGAATTTTCGCTCATTAGTTTAGATAACTTGGATCAAGTCACGAAAATATTTAGCTTTATGGAGTACAAATTTCCCTGGTCGGTGATGCGAGCTTCCGAATTGTTAAAATGGGTTGATTCGGGAGAATATGAAAAGTTGCTACAATCAGAAGATGTAGACCAAGCAGCCGATACAGAAGACAAAACAGATGCAGAGAAAGATGCGGAAGATTGGCAGTTTATGTCGTCTTGGTAG
- a CDS encoding DUF1778 domain-containing protein, producing MSNKQNPGKTEDRRSKSERLEARLTREQKELLQWAADLEGRTVTDFVVSHAQEAAIKTIEEHTLIKLSREDSIAFVDSLLNPPALHADAPLARAISRYKESMRLP from the coding sequence ATGTCTAACAAACAAAACCCTGGCAAAACAGAAGACAGACGTAGCAAATCTGAACGCTTGGAAGCACGCCTGACCCGTGAACAGAAAGAATTGTTGCAGTGGGCAGCAGACCTAGAAGGCCGAACAGTCACAGATTTCGTGGTCAGTCATGCCCAAGAGGCCGCAATCAAAACAATTGAAGAACATACCCTCATCAAACTCAGCCGGGAAGACAGCATTGCTTTCGTTGATTCTCTCCTCAATCCGCCTGCTCTCCACGCTGATGCCCCATTGGCACGGGCAATCAGCCGTTATAAAGAAAGTATGAGGCTGCCGTGA
- a CDS encoding GNAT family N-acetyltransferase — protein sequence MSLPAFTYTIELLNTGHNRVDFRCGIEALDRYLREQAGQDLRRYVATPFVLCDVDANMIAGYYTLAATSIQVEDLPKVLRGKLPRYPLVPATLLGRLAIDERYQGQGLGAFLLVDALRRSFMSEIAAMAVVVDAKDEQVRAFYEHHGFTAFPGQFRRLYLPMTLIARQFS from the coding sequence GTGAGTCTCCCTGCTTTTACGTATACCATCGAGTTGCTCAACACTGGACATAATCGAGTAGATTTCCGGTGTGGAATTGAAGCTCTCGACCGTTATCTGCGAGAACAGGCTGGTCAGGATTTGCGCCGCTATGTAGCAACGCCATTCGTACTGTGTGATGTTGACGCAAATATGATAGCTGGCTATTACACGCTGGCGGCTACGTCGATTCAGGTGGAAGACTTACCAAAAGTACTACGTGGAAAGTTGCCAAGGTATCCGCTTGTTCCGGCTACGTTATTGGGGCGGCTGGCTATCGATGAACGCTACCAAGGACAAGGACTGGGAGCATTCTTACTTGTTGATGCCTTACGGCGCAGCTTTATGAGTGAGATTGCCGCAATGGCAGTGGTAGTTGATGCCAAAGATGAGCAGGTGCGGGCTTTTTATGAACATCATGGGTTCACAGCGTTTCCCGGTCAGTTTCGACGGTTGTATTTGCCGATGACGCTAATTGCTAGACAGTTCAGTTAA
- a CDS encoding DUF2358 domain-containing protein: protein MADKLQIEQVIQTLKQDLPTLFEQDITYDIYTQDIYFKDPVNKFKYKFNYRIIFWTLRFHAQLFFTQIAFDLHEVYQSAEDTILAKWTVRGVLRVPWQAKIFFNGYSTYKFNSDYLIYEHIDTWDRKPGEILRQFIQKE, encoded by the coding sequence GTGGCAGATAAATTACAGATAGAACAGGTAATTCAAACTCTCAAACAAGATTTACCCACACTCTTTGAGCAAGATATTACCTATGATATTTATACGCAAGATATCTATTTTAAAGACCCAGTAAATAAATTTAAATATAAATTTAACTATCGAATTATTTTTTGGACATTACGATTTCACGCCCAATTATTTTTTACTCAAATTGCATTTGATTTACATGAAGTTTATCAATCGGCAGAAGATACGATTTTAGCAAAATGGACAGTGCGTGGTGTTTTACGTGTGCCTTGGCAAGCTAAGATATTTTTTAATGGTTATTCAACTTACAAATTCAATTCAGATTATTTAATCTATGAACATATTGATACTTGGGATAGAAAGCCAGGAGAGATTTTAAGGCAATTTATTCAAAAAGAGTAA
- a CDS encoding alpha/beta fold hydrolase, whose amino-acid sequence MSDLKNAWEHKYITTNGLKLHYVTQGTGPLMLMLHGFPEFWYSWRHQIPEFAENFQVVALDLRGYNDSEKPKAQSAYIMDEFIKDVAGVIKGLGHEKCVLVGHDWGGAIAWCFADAHPEMLDKLIILNLPHPAKFSQGLSTPQQLLRSWYMFLFQLPMIPEFLLQAFDYQPIAQTIQGTAVNKNAFTESDLAAYKNAAAKSGALTAMLNYYRNVFSHFLPSKNWEIINVPTLMIWGENDTALGKELTYGTDAYVSNLQIQYIPNCGHWVQQEQPQLVNRYIRDFLVI is encoded by the coding sequence ATGTCTGATCTTAAAAATGCTTGGGAACATAAATATATAACTACCAATGGTTTGAAACTACACTATGTTACCCAAGGAACAGGCCCTTTAATGTTAATGCTACATGGGTTTCCAGAATTTTGGTATTCTTGGCGGCATCAAATACCAGAGTTTGCGGAAAATTTTCAAGTGGTGGCTTTAGATTTGCGTGGCTATAACGATAGTGAAAAACCCAAAGCGCAATCAGCTTATATTATGGATGAATTCATTAAAGATGTTGCGGGTGTAATTAAAGGATTAGGTCACGAAAAATGCGTTTTAGTTGGGCATGATTGGGGTGGTGCGATCGCTTGGTGTTTTGCTGATGCTCACCCAGAAATGTTAGATAAATTAATCATACTTAACTTACCACACCCAGCCAAATTTTCTCAGGGATTATCAACTCCCCAACAATTATTACGTAGCTGGTATATGTTCTTATTTCAACTGCCAATGATACCAGAATTTCTCCTGCAAGCTTTTGACTATCAACCAATTGCCCAGACTATTCAAGGCACAGCAGTTAATAAAAATGCTTTTACTGAATCTGACCTAGCTGCTTATAAAAATGCGGCGGCTAAATCTGGTGCTTTAACAGCCATGCTCAACTACTATCGCAATGTATTTTCTCACTTTTTACCTAGCAAAAATTGGGAAATTATAAATGTCCCAACACTGATGATTTGGGGCGAAAATGATACTGCTCTTGGCAAAGAACTTACTTATGGAACTGATGCCTATGTCAGTAACTTACAAATTCAGTATATTCCCAATTGTGGACATTGGGTACAGCAAGAACAACCCCAGCTAGTGAATCGTTATATCCGTGATTTCTTGGTAATTTAA
- a CDS encoding pentapeptide repeat-containing protein: MKFKLFAAIALATTPLIFATSVKAGNSQDLQRLLSTGECQRCNLAGVDLSGAHLIGADLRGANLSKANLVGANLEGADLTNANLKGANLSSTFVTNVNFKKANLDGVNFTRAQIHDSNVYGASMDNMNITDADIFNTGIGVGGEDGAQMPDWD, from the coding sequence ATGAAATTCAAGCTATTTGCCGCTATAGCCTTAGCAACAACTCCCCTCATTTTTGCCACCTCTGTGAAAGCAGGGAATTCGCAAGATTTACAAAGGCTTTTATCTACTGGGGAATGTCAGAGGTGTAATCTAGCAGGAGTTGACCTCAGTGGCGCTCATTTAATTGGTGCAGATTTACGTGGTGCCAACCTTTCTAAAGCTAACCTTGTAGGCGCAAACCTCGAAGGTGCAGACCTCACCAATGCAAATTTGAAAGGAGCTAACCTATCTTCAACTTTTGTCACCAACGTTAACTTTAAAAAAGCTAATCTTGACGGCGTGAATTTTACCCGCGCTCAAATTCATGACTCCAACGTCTACGGCGCATCAATGGACAATATGAATATCACCGATGCAGATATTTTTAACACAGGCATCGGTGTTGGTGGTGAAGATGGCGCACAAATGCCAGATTGGGACTAA
- a CDS encoding CAAD domain-containing protein — protein MQEPEFAETKSTEAAVADINSQTGTITKLQPPAQPQEEWVKYGEQISSFLASLPEYLGSFFNKYKQPLVSVGLILTALVAVKVLLAILDSLNDIPLVAPTFELIGIGYSAWFIYRYLLKASTRKELTNEITTLKSQVVGKNAPGA, from the coding sequence ATGCAAGAACCGGAATTCGCAGAAACAAAATCCACAGAAGCAGCAGTAGCAGATATCAACAGCCAAACAGGTACCATTACTAAACTCCAGCCTCCTGCTCAACCTCAAGAGGAATGGGTGAAATACGGCGAACAAATTTCTAGCTTTTTAGCATCACTGCCTGAGTATCTGGGTAGCTTCTTCAATAAATACAAGCAGCCCCTAGTTAGTGTTGGCTTAATTTTGACCGCACTTGTCGCAGTTAAGGTACTTTTGGCAATATTAGATTCTTTGAATGATATTCCTTTGGTAGCACCTACCTTTGAGTTGATTGGAATTGGTTACTCTGCTTGGTTTATTTACCGCTATTTACTCAAGGCTTCAACCAGAAAAGAGCTAACTAACGAAATTACAACTCTCAAATCACAAGTTGTTGGTAAAAACGCTCCTGGCGCATAA